ACCTCGCATCCATGTTGCCTGAAGGAGTTGCCGATGAACTCCTGAGCGCGTTGATTATGGCGCGAGCCGAGCGGTCGGTCTCCGATGCGGATGCATAGCTTTTCAAGTACCTGGTCGATGAATGCGTTCGGGTCGGTCATGTGGGAGAAGGTAGCCGGGCTTTATTTTTTGAGGAACATCACCGTTCGTTCGAATTCCACAACGATTGTTCCATCGGGCTTCCTACCGGTGCATTTTATCTTTATTAATCCCGCACTCGGTCTTGATTTTGATTCCCGCTTCTCGATGATTTCGCTTTCTGCGTAGATCGTATCGCCGTGAAAAACCGGGTTGGGATGCACGACCTTATCGTAGCCCAGGTTTGCCACAATGGTTCCTTCGGTCAACTCCGCCACGGTCAAGCCGACGACCAAGCCGAAGGTGAAGATGCCATTCACCAGCCGTTGACCGAACTCGGTCCTGGAGGCAAAATCTTCGTTGACATGAAGCGGTTGGGTGTTCATCGTCAGCGCAGAGAAGAGCACGTTATCCATCTCGGTCACCGTCCGACCGCCGTGTTTGAACTTCATCCCGACTTCGAGTTCATCGAAATATTTTCCGGTCATGTTACTCAACCTCCACCAAGATCTGTTCGCGTTCCACCGTCTGCCCCTGCGTCACCGAAACCGATTTGACCACGCCATCCTTTAAAGCCTGGATGCGGATCTCCATTTTCATGGCCTCCATCGTGAGCAGGGTTTGACCTTTCTTCACAGTCTCTCCCACGCTGACGGAAACGCTTCGAATCTGACCCGGCATCGGGGCGATGAGTCCCCCGGCATGTTCATGGCGGACGCCCTGTTTTGCGCCCGAGGTTTTCGTGAGCATCAGAGTCTGCCCATTGACCGTCACCCAGCGCTTCGCCATATC
This portion of the Anaerolineales bacterium genome encodes:
- a CDS encoding MaoC family dehydratase → MTGKYFDELEVGMKFKHGGRTVTEMDNVLFSALTMNTQPLHVNEDFASRTEFGQRLVNGIFTFGLVVGLTVAELTEGTIVANLGYDKVVHPNPVFHGDTIYAESEIIEKRESKSRPSAGLIKIKCTGRKPDGTIVVEFERTVMFLKK